One Streptococcus sp. DTU_2020_1001019_1_SI_AUS_MUR_006 DNA window includes the following coding sequences:
- a CDS encoding single-stranded DNA-binding protein gives MYNKVIMIGRLTSTPELHKTNNDKSVARATIAVNRRYKDQNGEREADFINIVVWGKLAETLASYGSKGSLISVDGELRTRKFEKNGQTNYVTEVLCTGFQLLESRAQRAMRENNAGQDLADLVLEEEELPF, from the coding sequence ATGTATAATAAAGTTATTATGATCGGACGTTTGACGTCTACACCAGAGTTGCACAAAACCAACAATGATAAGTCTGTTGCACGAGCAACTATCGCAGTGAATCGCCGTTATAAAGATCAAAATGGGGAACGTGAAGCAGACTTCATCAATATTGTGGTCTGGGGAAAATTGGCTGAAACCTTGGCTAGTTATGGAAGCAAGGGTAGTCTCATTTCTGTGGATGGGGAACTTCGTACCCGTAAGTTTGAGAAGAATGGCCAGACCAACTATGTAACAGAAGTTCTCTGTACAGGTTTCCAACTCTTAGAAAGCCGTGCCCAACGTGCTATGCGTGAAAATAATGCAGGACAAGACTTAGCAGATTTGGTCTTGGAAGAAGAGGAACTTCCATTTTAA
- a CDS encoding response regulator transcription factor codes for MIKVMVADDQALIRESLKIILSAHSDIEVVATVEDGNHVLSSIPQTHPDLILMDIRMPGMDGVLATKEVKEHYPDIKIIILTTFDDDEFIYSALKYGASGYLLKGASTEELYEAIKVVHQGGAMINPNIASKVFQIFSQMAKSNFSIAVDEDNVKDLSTTEWRIIQEVGYGESNKEIAAKLFLSEGTVRNYLSTILAKLNLRDRTQLAIWSVQTGVTRRDFSKGNTE; via the coding sequence GTGATAAAAGTAATGGTGGCAGATGACCAAGCCTTGATTCGAGAATCTTTGAAAATTATTTTGTCGGCTCACTCCGACATCGAAGTGGTAGCTACAGTGGAAGATGGGAATCATGTCTTGTCCAGCATTCCACAGACGCATCCGGATCTGATCCTGATGGATATTCGGATGCCAGGCATGGATGGGGTTTTGGCTACAAAAGAAGTAAAAGAACACTATCCGGATATCAAAATTATTATTTTAACAACTTTTGACGATGATGAATTTATCTATAGTGCACTCAAGTATGGTGCTTCAGGATATCTCTTAAAGGGAGCCTCGACAGAAGAGCTCTATGAGGCTATTAAGGTGGTGCATCAGGGTGGAGCTATGATCAATCCCAATATCGCAAGCAAGGTCTTTCAGATCTTCTCTCAAATGGCCAAATCGAATTTCTCTATTGCTGTGGATGAGGACAACGTCAAGGATTTGAGCACGACAGAATGGCGAATTATTCAAGAAGTCGGCTATGGCGAGTCAAACAAAGAAATTGCTGCCAAACTTTTCTTGTCAGAAGGAACTGTGCGCAATTACCTATCAACGATTTTGGCGAAATTAAACCTAAGAGATCGAACGCAATTAGCAATTTGGTCAGTTCAAACAGGAGTGACTAGACGCGATTTTTCAAAAGGAAATACGGAATGA
- the groES gene encoding co-chaperone GroES, giving the protein MLKPLGDRVVLKIEEKEQTVGGFVLAKSAQEETKTATVVATGQGVRTLSGELVAPSVKVGDQVLVEAHAGIEVKDGDEKYVIVGEANILAIVEE; this is encoded by the coding sequence ATGTTGAAACCATTAGGGGACCGTGTGGTCTTGAAAATTGAAGAGAAAGAACAAACAGTCGGAGGCTTTGTCCTCGCAAAATCAGCCCAAGAAGAAACGAAAACAGCTACAGTAGTGGCTACTGGACAAGGTGTTCGCACCTTGAGCGGTGAACTAGTCGCTCCAAGTGTAAAAGTTGGAGATCAAGTTTTAGTCGAAGCTCATGCAGGTATCGAGGTCAAAGATGGTGACGAAAAATATGTCATCGTGGGTGAAGCTAACATCTTAGCAATCGTGGAAGAATAA
- a CDS encoding DUF202 domain-containing protein, whose protein sequence is MVTKQELVNGYETEIKYQRHMIENLGRWFSLLFIIASIGIVLIYLFHKSFLPILIFGILLALVGILGMVVFGYGIYRGRINLQKVINDFNQKLTILN, encoded by the coding sequence ATGGTTACAAAACAAGAACTTGTTAATGGATATGAAACAGAAATTAAGTATCAACGTCATATGATTGAAAATCTTGGCCGTTGGTTTAGCTTACTCTTTATCATTGCCAGTATAGGTATAGTCTTAATTTATCTCTTTCATAAAAGCTTCCTCCCAATCTTAATTTTCGGAATTTTACTTGCCTTAGTTGGAATATTGGGAATGGTGGTTTTTGGATATGGTATCTATCGAGGACGGATCAATCTCCAAAAGGTTATCAATGATTTCAATCAAAAATTGACGATTCTCAATTAA
- a CDS encoding SDR family NAD(P)-dependent oxidoreductase, with translation MAKNVVITGATSGIGEAIARAYLKEGENIVLTGRRTERLEVLKNEFLEAFPNQKVWTFPLDVTDMSMVKTVCSEILAIVGQVDILVNNAGLALGLAPYQGYEELDMLTMLDTNVKGLMAVTRCLLPSMVAANQGHIINMGSTAGIYAYAGAAVYSATKAAVKTFSDGLRIDTIATDIKVTTIQPGIVETDFSKVRFHGDEARAATVYQGLEALQAQDIADAVVYVTSQPRRVQITDMTIMANQQATGFMIHRD, from the coding sequence ATGGCAAAAAATGTGGTCATTACAGGTGCAACATCAGGTATTGGTGAAGCAATTGCGCGTGCTTATCTAAAAGAAGGTGAGAATATCGTTCTTACAGGGCGTCGAACAGAAAGACTCGAAGTCCTAAAAAATGAGTTTTTAGAAGCCTTTCCAAATCAAAAAGTCTGGACCTTTCCGTTAGATGTTACAGATATGAGCATGGTAAAGACTGTTTGCTCAGAAATTTTAGCAATTGTAGGTCAGGTTGATATCCTGGTCAATAACGCCGGACTTGCTTTAGGCTTAGCTCCTTACCAGGGCTATGAAGAGTTGGATATGTTAACTATGCTGGATACCAATGTCAAGGGATTGATGGCAGTTACACGCTGTCTCTTGCCTTCCATGGTAGCAGCTAATCAAGGACATATCATCAATATGGGGTCTACTGCAGGTATATACGCATATGCTGGGGCAGCGGTCTATTCAGCAACCAAGGCTGCAGTCAAGACCTTTTCAGATGGGCTTCGAATTGACACCATTGCGACAGATATCAAGGTAACCACTATTCAACCAGGTATTGTTGAAACAGATTTTTCAAAAGTTCGTTTCCATGGAGATGAGGCACGGGCTGCGACGGTCTATCAGGGACTCGAAGCCTTGCAGGCACAAGATATCGCAGATGCTGTTGTCTATGTAACCAGTCAACCACGACGTGTACAAATCACAGATATGACCATCATGGCCAATCAACAAGCAACTGGATTTATGATTCACAGAGATTAA
- a CDS encoding extracellular solute-binding protein yields MKLNRKHLCWGIVLLFVLSLSTGFYWWKQQPIVLHIGVYAGSSWDVPTSQRSHALDLAIQKFEKSHPNVRVEYENGIPQSDYSDWLSEKIVSGKTPDVFMVSEQDLSLLAARGVLEKLNGYMNQEDQAAFYPVAFESGVYQGQSYALPYESNPILMCVNKDLLDKEGIEVPKEGWSLEEFHTICKKLTKDTNGDGQLDQFGSTEYTWKEALAANGGSLFQGGMLKLTAPEVKESLTFLQKLEELNKNYKVSSKDFDQGKVAFYPMTLAQYRTYKPYPYHVSKYSNFTWTCIPMPAKSKTTKATLVTTTSFAMSARTPHSKLAWELMQVLTEDPEIQQLLFDQSQGISVMPQVVQSQSSKDLLQVDDFGTDSLTNQTLNRIMEQAVESSPKNVSKEMLEKLDYLIGNALRDQDVENRLPQIQREIESSLQVGV; encoded by the coding sequence ATGAAATTAAACCGAAAGCATCTTTGTTGGGGAATCGTTCTCCTTTTTGTGCTCTCTTTGAGTACTGGTTTTTATTGGTGGAAACAACAACCAATCGTGCTCCATATAGGCGTTTATGCAGGATCTAGTTGGGATGTACCGACCAGTCAACGCTCCCATGCTTTGGATCTTGCGATTCAAAAATTTGAAAAGTCCCATCCTAATGTCCGTGTGGAATATGAAAATGGGATTCCACAGTCGGATTATTCAGACTGGCTCTCAGAAAAAATTGTTTCAGGAAAGACGCCGGATGTGTTCATGGTCTCTGAGCAAGATCTGTCCTTATTGGCGGCACGTGGCGTTCTAGAAAAGTTAAATGGCTATATGAATCAAGAAGACCAAGCTGCTTTTTATCCTGTTGCATTTGAATCAGGTGTCTATCAGGGGCAATCCTATGCCTTACCTTATGAAAGTAATCCTATTTTGATGTGTGTCAATAAAGATTTGCTGGACAAAGAAGGCATTGAGGTTCCCAAGGAAGGTTGGAGTTTGGAAGAGTTCCATACAATTTGTAAAAAACTAACCAAAGATACCAATGGAGATGGTCAATTGGATCAGTTTGGGAGTACAGAATATACCTGGAAAGAAGCTTTGGCAGCAAATGGGGGTAGTCTCTTTCAAGGAGGGATGCTCAAACTTACGGCTCCAGAAGTCAAAGAGTCTTTGACTTTTTTACAAAAATTGGAAGAGTTGAATAAGAACTATAAGGTGAGTTCCAAAGATTTTGACCAGGGGAAAGTCGCTTTTTATCCCATGACTTTGGCTCAATATAGAACCTATAAACCTTATCCTTACCATGTTTCAAAATATTCAAACTTCACCTGGACCTGTATCCCTATGCCTGCTAAGTCAAAAACTACCAAGGCGACTTTGGTTACGACGACTTCTTTTGCCATGTCTGCTCGGACCCCTCATTCCAAGTTAGCTTGGGAATTGATGCAAGTGTTGACAGAAGATCCAGAAATTCAACAACTCCTCTTTGATCAATCTCAAGGGATTTCCGTTATGCCACAGGTGGTCCAAAGTCAGTCTAGTAAAGATCTTTTACAGGTAGATGATTTTGGCACGGATTCCTTGACCAATCAGACCTTGAATCGTATCATGGAACAAGCTGTTGAAAGTAGTCCCAAGAATGTCTCTAAAGAAATGTTGGAAAAGCTGGACTACTTGATTGGCAATGCTTTGCGCGATCAAGATGTCGAGAACCGCTTGCCTCAAATTCAGAGGGAAATTGAAAGTAGTCTTCAGGTAGGAGTTTAA
- a CDS encoding PTS system mannose/fructose/sorbose family transporter subunit IID — protein MADRKKISKKTLAKAFHHWYYGHLTCFSQEHMQTFGYLTSMLPIVEEMYDTKEEQKDAMQTYTAFFNTEPQLGSLVVGITAGLEEARANGDAVDGETINGMRAGLMGPIAGIGDSLVVGTLIPVLLGIALGLSKGGNIAGAIFYIVVWNLLVYFGMRFAFFKGYQLGDKAVEFLVGPKGQALRKAISVVGGMVIGAVAATWVSVTTALQFENSEGKVFLNIQEKIDGVYPGLLTATFITICWWLMSKKKVSPNKVMLLLVVVALVGVALGIFDPHLNY, from the coding sequence ATGGCTGATAGAAAGAAAATTTCAAAGAAAACATTAGCAAAAGCATTTCATCATTGGTATTATGGCCATTTGACTTGTTTCTCTCAAGAACACATGCAAACCTTCGGGTACTTGACTTCTATGCTTCCAATCGTAGAAGAAATGTATGATACAAAAGAAGAACAAAAAGATGCCATGCAAACCTATACTGCCTTCTTCAATACTGAACCACAACTTGGCTCTCTCGTTGTAGGGATTACGGCTGGTTTGGAAGAAGCGCGTGCAAATGGAGATGCAGTGGATGGTGAAACCATCAATGGTATGCGTGCCGGTTTGATGGGGCCAATCGCTGGTATCGGTGACTCTTTGGTCGTTGGGACCTTGATTCCAGTTCTTTTGGGGATTGCCCTCGGTCTCTCTAAAGGTGGTAACATCGCTGGTGCTATCTTCTACATCGTTGTATGGAACCTCTTAGTATACTTTGGTATGCGCTTTGCCTTCTTTAAAGGGTATCAATTAGGGGATAAAGCCGTTGAATTCCTAGTAGGACCAAAAGGACAAGCACTTCGTAAAGCAATCAGCGTTGTCGGCGGTATGGTTATCGGTGCGGTAGCAGCAACTTGGGTATCTGTTACAACAGCTCTTCAATTCGAGAATTCTGAAGGAAAAGTCTTCTTAAATATCCAAGAAAAGATTGATGGTGTTTATCCAGGTCTCTTGACAGCAACTTTCATCACTATTTGCTGGTGGTTAATGTCTAAGAAAAAAGTTTCACCAAACAAAGTAATGTTGCTTCTAGTTGTTGTCGCTTTGGTCGGTGTTGCTCTAGGTATCTTTGACCCACATCTTAATTACTAA
- a CDS encoding PTS system mannose/fructose/N-acetylgalactosamine-transporter subunit IIB, with product MVVTFVRIDDRMIHGQTVTRWAKEKPCDGLIAVNDAAASNKVLIQAYKGASDKKTFVWTKEAFKEKSAKVTESDSRYFLITKNPIDMKEILVDQGFVPGDVREIIVGPANDRPGAVKLGNNQSITQEEAEAFQAIQAAGYKVKFQLLPDVSIGYWDDFKSKFGF from the coding sequence ATGGTAGTAACATTTGTACGGATTGATGACCGCATGATTCACGGTCAAACAGTCACACGCTGGGCAAAAGAAAAACCATGTGATGGTTTGATTGCCGTAAACGATGCAGCAGCATCAAACAAGGTTTTGATCCAAGCTTACAAAGGCGCATCAGACAAGAAAACCTTTGTATGGACAAAAGAAGCCTTTAAAGAAAAGTCAGCAAAAGTAACGGAATCTGACAGTCGGTACTTCTTGATTACCAAAAACCCAATCGATATGAAGGAAATTTTGGTGGATCAAGGTTTTGTCCCAGGTGATGTCAGAGAAATCATCGTTGGCCCTGCAAATGATAGACCTGGTGCAGTGAAATTGGGCAATAACCAATCCATCACCCAGGAAGAAGCAGAAGCCTTTCAGGCTATTCAAGCAGCAGGATATAAGGTGAAATTCCAGTTATTGCCTGATGTTTCGATTGGTTACTGGGATGATTTCAAATCTAAATTTGGTTTTTAA
- the ytpR gene encoding YtpR family tRNA-binding protein has product MIFTYNKEHVGDVLMVIVKNSGDAKLDVERKGNVARVFLKETGETVAWNIFEVSSMFEISERGQVFLTDDQVARLNQELQEEGFAEEIINDKEPKFVVGEIVEMVAHPDSDHLNICQVAVGKDKTVQIVAGAPNARVGLKTIVALPGAMMPKGNLIFPGELRGEQSFGMMCSPRELALPNAPQKRGVIELSDDQVVGTPFDPAKHWTA; this is encoded by the coding sequence ATGATTTTTACATATAATAAAGAACATGTCGGCGATGTCCTTATGGTCATCGTGAAAAACAGTGGAGATGCCAAACTAGATGTTGAGCGTAAAGGTAATGTAGCGCGTGTTTTCCTAAAAGAAACTGGTGAGACTGTCGCTTGGAACATTTTTGAAGTTTCTAGCATGTTTGAAATCTCTGAGCGCGGGCAAGTCTTTTTAACTGACGACCAAGTAGCTCGTTTGAACCAAGAATTGCAAGAAGAAGGGTTTGCTGAAGAAATCATCAATGACAAGGAACCAAAATTTGTTGTCGGTGAGATTGTAGAGATGGTTGCGCATCCAGATAGTGACCACCTCAATATCTGTCAGGTTGCTGTTGGGAAGGACAAAACAGTACAAATTGTTGCAGGTGCTCCCAATGCGCGTGTCGGTTTGAAAACCATTGTAGCTCTTCCTGGCGCTATGATGCCAAAAGGGAATCTCATTTTTCCAGGCGAACTTCGTGGGGAACAGAGTTTTGGCATGATGTGCAGCCCTCGTGAACTTGCCTTGCCAAATGCTCCCCAAAAACGTGGTGTCATTGAATTGTCAGACGACCAAGTTGTAGGAACACCCTTTGACCCAGCTAAGCACTGGACTGCTTAA
- a CDS encoding substrate-binding domain-containing protein, with product MTKNKEKIELLKWLIKRLLLLIPVVCVLLWVFGRCQTSGIKDQTKIGVTYMTMNNGFYKSIHSEISRIADERGALVYVRDPELDEERQSQQIDDFCAQKVDMIVINPVKGDSQSILTALEKARKQGIKIIAVDTQLKNFKPDASIVSDNYQAGVLIAKELMKRSSSARVLLLEHKGTVSADTRIQGFKDTIEGHSSYQIVSELETKGQTEIAMPAVQNFLQSGVEIDTLVALNDRSAIGALAAIKEQGITYPIAIYGIDGSPDMKSLLHSTDDVVGTVAQSPLKMGDRVMEIIQDIAEGKSYTKEVSIPVEMMTKENIDQFDVNGWQ from the coding sequence TTGACGAAAAATAAAGAGAAAATAGAATTGTTGAAATGGCTGATAAAGCGTCTATTACTGCTGATTCCAGTGGTCTGTGTTCTCTTATGGGTTTTCGGCCGTTGTCAAACAAGTGGCATCAAGGATCAGACTAAAATTGGTGTCACCTATATGACCATGAACAATGGGTTCTATAAAAGTATTCATTCGGAAATTAGTCGAATTGCCGATGAAAGAGGAGCTCTTGTTTATGTCCGAGATCCAGAATTGGACGAAGAAAGACAGAGCCAACAGATTGATGATTTTTGTGCTCAAAAAGTTGATATGATAGTGATCAATCCGGTCAAGGGGGATAGCCAGTCAATTTTAACTGCTCTTGAAAAAGCTAGAAAACAAGGAATTAAAATCATTGCGGTCGATACCCAACTGAAGAATTTTAAGCCGGATGCAAGTATTGTATCCGATAATTACCAAGCGGGAGTATTGATTGCTAAAGAGTTGATGAAACGTTCTTCTAGTGCTCGGGTCCTCCTTTTGGAACATAAGGGGACTGTTTCAGCAGATACGAGGATTCAGGGCTTTAAAGACACTATAGAGGGGCACAGTTCTTATCAGATTGTCTCGGAACTAGAAACCAAGGGGCAAACGGAAATCGCCATGCCGGCCGTCCAGAATTTTTTACAATCAGGGGTTGAAATTGATACCTTGGTTGCCTTAAATGACCGCTCAGCTATAGGAGCTCTGGCTGCAATTAAGGAGCAAGGAATAACTTACCCCATTGCGATTTATGGAATCGATGGTTCACCAGATATGAAATCTTTGTTGCACTCGACGGATGATGTTGTGGGAACCGTTGCTCAGTCTCCTTTGAAGATGGGAGATCGCGTGATGGAGATCATTCAAGATATTGCTGAAGGGAAGAGCTATACCAAAGAGGTGAGCATTCCAGTTGAAATGATGACAAAGGAAAACATTGATCAGTTTGATGTGAATGGGTGGCAGTAA
- a CDS encoding sensor histidine kinase codes for MRKFRGVRYSLAILMVVNFIAVMLNSIIYLQATNYIIAQRQASLLLERLERIPFAPSTTFWLSAVLFAGIALISMSRYLPQTSRWSIFDKRNILEILLMLLLMWVQNVAYNGLILLVFADIFYGSKELNTKRDRKYWFAFILVSFLMLLVTNSDVFSLFFPIPSLDVYIHFYPESIRILAFFLKNSLYASNMVLFIISLLFYIMNVLAENHEVEEELAMVSKVNTELNNYMALSEKIAEDRERKRIAREIHDTLGHALTGISAGLDAVGVLIDIDPNRAKEQVKNVSEVVREGIQDVRGSLNRLRPGALEGRTLKDALEKTIREYQILSNLQVDLNYEWVDVDMDVMIEDTIFRVIQESMTNAVRHGHASQLKLHFFEDKENYLIALQDNGVGFETLTYGYGLKQMMERISILGGQLQFESRDGFFTRVSLPKYKEGR; via the coding sequence ATGAGAAAGTTTAGAGGTGTCCGATACAGTTTGGCCATTCTTATGGTCGTCAATTTTATCGCTGTTATGCTAAACAGTATCATCTATCTTCAAGCAACCAACTATATCATTGCTCAACGCCAAGCTTCTCTATTATTAGAGCGCCTAGAGCGTATTCCCTTTGCTCCATCTACGACTTTTTGGTTGTCTGCAGTTTTGTTTGCTGGGATTGCTTTGATATCGATGAGTCGATATCTGCCTCAAACGAGTCGATGGTCTATTTTTGATAAGAGGAATATTCTGGAGATTCTCCTGATGCTGCTTCTGATGTGGGTTCAAAATGTAGCTTATAACGGGCTCATTCTCTTGGTTTTTGCGGATATCTTCTATGGTTCCAAAGAGTTGAATACCAAGAGAGATCGGAAGTATTGGTTTGCCTTTATCCTAGTGAGCTTTTTGATGCTCCTTGTGACAAATTCAGATGTCTTTTCACTTTTCTTCCCGATTCCGTCCTTAGATGTCTATATTCATTTTTATCCTGAATCTATCCGCATTTTGGCCTTTTTCTTAAAGAATTCCCTTTATGCCTCGAATATGGTACTCTTCATTATTTCACTTTTGTTTTATATTATGAACGTCCTTGCGGAAAACCACGAAGTAGAGGAAGAATTGGCTATGGTGTCCAAGGTTAATACGGAGTTGAACAATTATATGGCCTTGTCTGAGAAGATTGCAGAGGATCGGGAGCGTAAGCGGATTGCTCGTGAGATTCATGATACTCTGGGGCACGCACTAACAGGCATCTCAGCAGGTTTAGATGCTGTTGGGGTCTTGATCGATATCGATCCAAATCGGGCAAAAGAGCAGGTGAAAAACGTATCAGAAGTGGTCCGTGAAGGAATCCAAGATGTGAGAGGTTCTCTTAATCGTCTTCGTCCGGGAGCACTTGAGGGACGAACTCTCAAAGATGCTTTAGAAAAGACCATCCGCGAGTATCAAATTCTTTCCAACTTACAAGTTGATCTAAACTATGAATGGGTAGATGTCGATATGGATGTCATGATTGAAGATACGATCTTTCGTGTGATTCAAGAGTCTATGACCAATGCGGTTCGCCACGGTCACGCCAGCCAACTAAAACTCCATTTTTTTGAGGATAAAGAGAATTATTTGATCGCTTTGCAAGATAATGGAGTTGGGTTTGAAACCTTAACTTATGGTTATGGACTCAAACAGATGATGGAGCGTATTTCAATTCTAGGAGGCCAGCTTCAATTTGAAAGTCGCGATGGATTTTTCACACGTGTCAGTTTACCAAAATATAAAGAAGGGAGATAA
- a CDS encoding PTS sugar transporter subunit IIC, with protein sequence MTISWIQAILLAVFASLSSMPGMGGSSIGNYTLGRPLIGGLISGLILGDVTTGIMVGVALQVVYIALVTPGGTVSADVRAISYIGVPLAILFVHANHITDEAGIAAAAAPIGAAVGTIGTVLFYGTATMNLLWQHIGWKAVEEGNFKKLYAVDWVYPWISHFLFSFLPTMIITKYGENMVDLMKLYLPMDGFWMKALFTVGALLPCVGIAILLKQIVTKATDFIPFFVGFTLAKSLGLNLVASAVVSLIFAVIYYELEVIKSMKAAPAGVVYVDDEEEDI encoded by the coding sequence ATGACAATTTCATGGATTCAAGCAATCTTGCTTGCTGTTTTCGCCAGCTTGTCTTCAATGCCTGGTATGGGAGGTTCCAGTATCGGGAACTATACACTCGGTCGTCCCTTGATCGGTGGGTTGATTTCAGGTTTAATTCTTGGAGATGTGACAACCGGTATTATGGTCGGGGTTGCCCTTCAAGTAGTTTATATCGCCTTGGTAACACCTGGTGGAACCGTATCTGCCGATGTTCGTGCCATCTCTTATATCGGTGTTCCCCTTGCTATCTTGTTTGTGCATGCAAATCACATCACAGACGAAGCTGGAATTGCCGCAGCTGCAGCCCCAATCGGTGCGGCCGTTGGGACAATCGGTACTGTTCTTTTCTACGGTACAGCTACAATGAACTTGCTTTGGCAACACATTGGTTGGAAAGCTGTTGAAGAAGGAAACTTCAAAAAACTCTACGCAGTTGACTGGGTTTATCCTTGGATTTCTCACTTCCTCTTCTCTTTCCTTCCAACTATGATTATCACCAAATATGGTGAAAATATGGTTGATTTGATGAAACTTTACCTGCCTATGGATGGTTTCTGGATGAAAGCCCTCTTTACAGTTGGAGCCCTTCTCCCATGTGTCGGTATTGCTATCTTGTTGAAACAAATTGTTACAAAAGCAACTGACTTCATTCCATTCTTTGTTGGATTTACCTTGGCTAAATCTCTCGGCTTGAACTTGGTAGCTAGTGCGGTTGTTTCATTGATCTTTGCAGTAATCTACTATGAACTTGAAGTGATTAAATCTATGAAAGCAGCTCCGGCTGGAGTGGTGTACGTAGATGATGAGGAGGAGGATATTTAA
- a CDS encoding PTS sugar transporter subunit IIA translates to MKYLILVSHGGLAEGLKTSLAMFAGDKMNQVIAVGLKEGKSVDDFAVDFRESISELTADDSVLVLADIVGGSPLTTAATVLEEAGKLDGALILGGMNLTMALTAVVMKDVLDGDDLSATILSEAQSALQPFEVSATSAEEDDDDI, encoded by the coding sequence ATGAAATATCTCATTTTAGTCAGTCATGGTGGATTAGCAGAAGGACTAAAAACATCGCTAGCTATGTTTGCTGGTGACAAGATGAATCAGGTCATCGCAGTTGGACTTAAGGAAGGAAAATCGGTCGATGACTTTGCAGTTGATTTTAGAGAGAGCATTTCAGAATTGACAGCAGATGATTCTGTGCTGGTCTTGGCAGACATTGTAGGTGGTAGTCCATTAACCACGGCAGCTACTGTCCTAGAAGAAGCTGGAAAGCTAGATGGAGCTTTGATCCTTGGTGGGATGAACCTGACCATGGCCCTGACAGCAGTTGTGATGAAGGATGTGTTGGATGGAGACGATTTGTCAGCAACTATCTTATCAGAAGCACAATCTGCACTACAACCTTTTGAAGTTTCAGCCACTAGTGCTGAAGAAGATGATGACGATATTTAA